A genomic window from Anthocerotibacter panamensis C109 includes:
- a CDS encoding universal stress protein — translation MKRFLVPIDLSPAAQQALQLATDLAEPLGATIFLLRVVEPSQDLLNPDPVMALGSQELFRDLDEQLLNAAHLRLDSIAQNLRGQGLSVEATVTKGRPETLICQFAQEQGVDLIVIGSRGLGPIRQFLLGSVSTYVLHHAHCPVLITRAQEEEE, via the coding sequence ATGAAAAGATTTTTGGTCCCCATCGATCTCTCCCCCGCTGCCCAACAGGCGCTCCAACTTGCTACCGATTTGGCTGAACCGTTGGGTGCGACGATATTCCTGCTCAGGGTGGTGGAGCCGAGTCAGGATCTGCTAAATCCCGACCCGGTGATGGCCCTTGGTTCCCAGGAACTGTTCCGAGACCTGGATGAACAACTGCTCAACGCCGCGCACCTCCGCTTGGATAGCATAGCCCAAAACCTGCGTGGACAGGGCTTATCGGTTGAGGCAACGGTGACTAAAGGGCGTCCTGAGACCCTCATCTGCCAGTTCGCTCAGGAACAGGGGGTGGACCTGATTGTGATCGGCAGTCGTGGTCTTGGCCCTATTCGCCAATTTCTTTTGGGCAGTGTGAGCACTTATGTCCTCCACCATGCCCATTGCCCGGTCCTGATCACCCGTGCCCAGGAAGAAGAGGAATAG